The sequence TTGCTCCCGGTGGAAGAGGACGAGCGCCGCGGCGACGATACCGCCGATCTTCCAAGGGCACTTGCTGACGTTCCGCAGTGCCTTGAACCGCATCTTGAGCTGGGCGTTCGCTCGTTCGGCGAGGGCTCGGAGCGCACCGTGGACCTTGTTGTACTGGATCTGATCGTCGGTGAGTGTGCCACCCGAGACCTCTTGTACGGCAGGCGAAACCCCATACCCGCATCGACGTAGCCGAGGTCGGCCAACGTGATCAGCCCGTCCTCGGCGGCCTTGGCCAGCGGGTCGAGGAGGCCGTGCAGGCGGGCACAGGTGAGATCGTGTTTCACGACCGGGCCGTACCTCAGAAGTCCACAGCGGGTCGCCGCCGGGGCTGGACAGGACCTGAATGTTGCCGCCGTGCTGCTTGTGTTTTCCACTCCACCACAGGTCGGCGCCGTTCGGGCCCAGGGCGCGGCAGCGGTCGGTTTCGATCTGATCGAAACCGACCGCTGCCGCGCCCTGGGCCCGAACGGCGCCGACCTGTGGTGGAGTGGAAAACACAAGCAGCACGGCGGCAACATTCAGGTCCTGTCCAGCCCCGGCGGCGACCCGCTGTGGACTTCTGAGGTACGG is a genomic window of Streptosporangium album containing:
- a CDS encoding transposase family protein, translated to METDRCRALGPNGADLWWSGKHKQHGGNIQVLSSPGGDPLWTSEVRPGRETRSHLCPPARPPRPAGQGRRGRADHVGRPRLRRCGYGVSPAVQEVSGGTLTDDQIQYNKVHGALRALAERANAQLKMRFKALRNVSKCPWKIGGIVAAALVLFHREQAHKQLSPSVNAGCGQ